The following are encoded together in the Pedobacter steynii genome:
- a CDS encoding DUF4397 domain-containing protein, with amino-acid sequence MKTMTNYFSPVAKTLVCALTLTTIFSSCKKDKDGITPPVVKPANLTVVHAAPGFAELDFFVDKDKANTIAFTYNTVINYLSIVKPGKKELSATKKGVTDILVKLPVEFKEDKFYSAFVADQTANTIVFVEDDLTAPAADKAKIRFINLSPDAGSLDLNITGKAEALVAKKAFKESSLFVAADAGDEINFEIKENGKTDVLASLPKVKIEKGKIYTIWAKGLKTTANVDAKLGMAVMANK; translated from the coding sequence ATGAAAACAATGACTAATTACTTTTCTCCAGTAGCCAAAACTTTAGTATGCGCCTTAACGTTAACCACCATTTTCAGTTCATGTAAAAAAGATAAAGACGGGATTACCCCACCTGTAGTAAAGCCAGCAAACCTGACCGTAGTTCATGCTGCACCGGGATTCGCGGAGCTTGACTTTTTCGTGGATAAAGACAAAGCAAATACCATTGCATTTACCTACAATACGGTCATCAATTATTTGTCTATTGTAAAACCTGGTAAAAAGGAGTTGAGTGCAACAAAAAAAGGAGTTACTGATATTCTGGTAAAACTTCCTGTTGAGTTCAAAGAAGATAAATTTTACTCTGCATTTGTTGCGGATCAAACTGCAAACACAATTGTTTTTGTAGAAGATGACCTGACCGCTCCTGCCGCAGATAAAGCAAAAATCCGTTTCATTAATTTAAGCCCTGATGCAGGTTCCCTTGATCTTAACATCACTGGAAAAGCAGAAGCTTTGGTTGCTAAAAAAGCATTTAAAGAATCCAGCTTATTCGTTGCTGCAGATGCCGGAGATGAAATCAATTTTGAGATCAAAGAAAATGGTAAAACTGATGTTTTAGCCAGCCTTCCAAAAGTTAAAATTGAAAAAGGAAAAATTTACACCATCTGGGCTAAAGGTTTAAAAACCACGGCTAATGTAGACGCCAAATTAGGAATGGCAGTGATGGCCAATAAATAA
- a CDS encoding DUF1003 domain-containing protein has translation MENKEINQLMSDENDHLKKLHQIVKDTIEEEQLIVNNLLNPPEEMITKGQKISDKVARFGGSWVFIIWFLIVLTFWIIYNSAASGKAAFDPYPFILMNLILSCIAALQAPIIMMSQNRQEEKDRMRGENDYLINLKAEMEIRKLHLKMDLLLEEQIKTIYDTQSKQFILLEEICEKLDRLESKQK, from the coding sequence ATGGAAAACAAAGAAATTAATCAGCTCATGTCTGATGAAAATGATCACCTTAAAAAGCTTCATCAGATTGTAAAAGATACTATTGAAGAGGAGCAGCTCATTGTAAATAACCTACTGAATCCACCGGAAGAGATGATCACCAAAGGACAGAAGATCTCTGATAAGGTCGCGCGTTTTGGTGGAAGCTGGGTATTCATCATCTGGTTTTTAATTGTGCTTACTTTCTGGATCATTTACAATTCTGCCGCATCGGGCAAAGCCGCCTTTGATCCCTATCCCTTTATCCTGATGAACCTGATTCTTTCCTGTATTGCCGCTTTACAGGCCCCGATCATTATGATGAGCCAAAACAGGCAGGAAGAGAAAGACCGGATGCGGGGAGAAAATGATTACCTGATCAACCTCAAGGCAGAGATGGAGATCCGCAAACTTCATTTAAAGATGGATCTGCTGCTGGAAGAACAGATCAAGACCATTTACGATACCCAATCCAAGCAGTTTATTTTGCTGGAGGAGATTTGTGAGAAACTGGACAGGCTGGAATCCAAACAAAAATAG
- a CDS encoding AcvB/VirJ family lysyl-phosphatidylglycerol hydrolase, with protein sequence MRRFAIVSLLLILLCSPAFAMGPIDQISYGKFGKITVYHPEKAPVSVVLFVSGDGGWKDAVVPMAKTMAAEGALVLGIDARHYAYYLSKVSAACLYPAADFEELSLSVQKKYKLPGYHKPILMGYSYGAVLIYGTLVQAPANTFSGGIALGFSPDINLRKPLCKGNGLNQHVLKKGTSYYLESTKSLTAPFFVLNGEQDLSCSFDEAEAFLKGMPMTELIALPKVGHGFLHDADWQPELRNAYQKILKTPAFAEQKNGTLSNRQIRPYTGDMPLTLVPSVRKNNLPMVFMISGDGGWTGFDQSLAESLASRGFSVIGLDAQKYFWNAKTPDYCAADISSALTHYREELGKDNFILAGYSFGASVVPFVANRLPQGLKTQLKAVVSLSPDVTADFEIHLIDLLNFGHAKEQYDVIREMKRIKTTDPVSIFGTGEGNGIKSKFINNGLKVITVAGDHHFNKDYASLSATFLKQVSE encoded by the coding sequence ATGAGAAGATTTGCGATCGTATCCCTCTTACTGATCCTTTTGTGCAGTCCGGCTTTTGCCATGGGGCCGATCGATCAGATTTCCTACGGTAAGTTTGGTAAAATTACGGTGTATCATCCTGAAAAAGCACCTGTTTCTGTGGTCCTTTTTGTTTCGGGTGATGGGGGATGGAAGGATGCAGTAGTGCCGATGGCTAAAACTATGGCCGCTGAAGGGGCATTGGTGCTGGGAATTGATGCCCGGCACTATGCCTATTATTTGTCTAAAGTCTCTGCAGCCTGCCTTTATCCTGCTGCTGATTTTGAGGAACTGAGCTTATCGGTCCAAAAGAAATACAAATTGCCGGGTTATCACAAACCGATTTTAATGGGCTACTCTTACGGTGCCGTACTCATTTACGGAACGCTGGTACAGGCACCGGCAAATACGTTCAGTGGAGGAATTGCATTGGGCTTTTCTCCGGATATCAACCTTCGGAAACCGCTGTGTAAAGGGAATGGGCTGAATCAGCATGTGCTTAAAAAAGGGACCTCTTATTACCTGGAAAGTACAAAAAGTCTGACCGCACCTTTTTTCGTGTTAAACGGGGAGCAGGACCTGAGTTGTTCTTTTGATGAAGCGGAAGCTTTTCTAAAAGGAATGCCCATGACCGAACTGATTGCTTTGCCGAAAGTGGGACACGGCTTTCTCCATGATGCCGACTGGCAGCCGGAGCTGAGAAATGCCTATCAGAAAATCTTAAAGACGCCGGCTTTTGCGGAACAAAAAAACGGAACGCTGAGCAACCGGCAAATCAGGCCTTATACAGGAGATATGCCCCTGACATTGGTGCCTTCGGTGAGAAAAAATAACCTTCCGATGGTATTTATGATCTCCGGGGATGGCGGATGGACCGGCTTTGACCAGTCGCTGGCCGAATCCCTGGCCTCTCGGGGCTTTTCTGTAATCGGACTGGATGCACAGAAGTATTTCTGGAATGCCAAAACCCCGGACTATTGCGCCGCTGATATCAGTAGCGCTTTAACACATTATCGGGAAGAGCTGGGAAAGGATAATTTTATCCTGGCAGGTTATTCTTTTGGGGCATCCGTTGTCCCTTTTGTGGCCAACAGGTTGCCTCAGGGATTGAAAACACAGCTGAAAGCAGTGGTGTCTCTTTCTCCGGATGTTACAGCTGATTTTGAGATTCATCTGATCGACCTTTTAAATTTCGGACACGCGAAAGAGCAGTATGATGTCATCAGAGAGATGAAACGTATCAAAACAACAGATCCCGTTTCCATCTTCGGGACGGGCGAAGGAAACGGGATAAAAAGTAAATTTATAAATAATGGATTAAAAGTCATTACCGTTGCCGGAGACCATCATTTTAATAAGGACTATGCTTCCTTATCAGCGACTTTCTTAAAGCAGGTATCTGAATAA